A stretch of DNA from Candidatus Sericytochromatia bacterium:
CTGATCCGAACGCATCTGCAGCCCTAGTTCTCGCAACAGTTGGCGAGAACCGCGCTGGCAGACTGCCAATAGCGGCGCTCGGTCCTCAGGGCGCGGCCCCGCGATGGCCAAGTTCACGAGCTCCCCTGTGCCCTCCTCCTCCGCTTCGAACAAGCGCGTCTGGGCGACCGCGCCGTGAGTGGCTCGAATGATCAGTCGGCCCCCAACGCGATCGCCCACTTGAAGCGGCAGCGGGCTTCCGGCGCTCCCTGGCAAGGCAGCCAGGGCCTGCCGCATGGCGCTGGCACTCTCCCAGCGTTCCGCAGGCTGGGCAGCCGTGGCCCGACGGATTACCGCCTCCAGTTCAGGGAAACCAGGCAAGGCTGGGGCCCCGGGTGAGGTGATGCGGCCTGCCGTCATGAAACTGAGTAACCTTCCGACCGCGTAAAGGTCGCTCGCCGCGCTCACGATACCACGCTCGAGCTGCTCCGGCGCTGAAAAGGCCAACGTGCCCAGCACGTCGGAGGGCATCGTCAGTCTGGCTTCCCCCACAACCTTGGCCGTTCCGAAATCGATCAGGCGCGCGCGGCCGCGGGCATCCAGCAACACGTTGGCCGGCTTGATGTCCCGGTGGAAGATCCCGTGGGCGTGAACGCTTTCCAGCGCGTCCAACACCTCCATACCAATCTGCACAGCCATTTCAGGGGCCAATGCCCCCCGCGCGACCCGCTGGCCCAGATCCTCACCATCGATGTATTCCATGACCAGCGCTGGCAGCGGATTCGTCAACATATCGTACATCTGCACGATGTGAGGATGAGGATGCAGGCAGAGCAGGCGATACTCGCGAGCCAATCGCTCCAACTGGCTTCGGTCCTCTCGAACCGCACGGTTCAACACTTTGATGGCCACCTGCCCGGCCGAGCCGTCCGTGGCTTTACCCAGATACACGGAGCTGCTGGTACCTGCGCCAATTCGGCGTTCGAGGTGATAGCCAGGAAATCGAGGTAACCCTTCTTCGTGGGGCGCTCCGCGCAGAGCCTCCACACGTTCAGGAGCGACGGCGCCCTCCCAGATCGTCTCCGCCGCTGTGGGAGCAAGCTTGGCTATCGCTTCTTCGAAACCAATCGGGACCGCCCCCCGGAGCGGTGCGCGCTCGCCACCGTCAGCCGGATCGTACTCCATCAATCGCGAGGACAAGTCCCACTTGTAGAGCATGCGGGTTTCACGAAAGCCGGTGCGCTCACTGGGCCCCACAGCCACGAAAGGCGCCAGCAAAAGCACCGCACCGGAGTCGAGCAGCAAGAAGGGCTGTTCATCGGGAAGTTGCTCCCCGCGCGGCAGCACCACTTCGACCCGATCGGGGGTCAGGCCGGCAAAGCGCCTGAGCACCACCGTCGTCGACTGGTCCGGGCGGCGTTTGGAGCTTTCTACGTACAAAATCGGATGGTGACGCAACACCCGCAGCGCCACACAAACAGCTTTGATGCGGTCTGCCGCCTCCGCCAGGGCGCTCTCGGCCATCGTTTCAGGCGGCAGACATGTGGCCCCCTGATGCACCATCTGATTCCGCAATTCCACCAGCGCCTGAAGGTGCAGGGCGAACTCGCTGCGGCCGTCAGCAGAGCCATCCACAGACGAGCCCAGGTAAAGCGCCACGAGTTCCTGCAAGCGGGAATCGATGGGGTGCCCATTCAGCGAACGTGCCGTCTCTTCGGCGGCCCGACAGAAATCCCCCAAGCTTGGTCCAGTGAATTTGCGCCGTAGCTGCTCGAAGTCCCTTCCAGGCTTCAACCCCAAGCCGATGCGCTGAGCCGTCAGCACTGCCAGCAAAAAGCGGATGGCCACATCCACAAAACCAAGCTGCCAACCGAGTGCTTCCCGACTATCACTGCCCGGATGAACGGCGCGGGCATAGGCAGACGCCACGGGCTGAGGCGCATAACAGCGCAGTAAAAGGTCTGAAGAGCTTGCCTGATCGGCGAGGTCACGCCGCAAGACTTGCGGCGGAGACTCACCCGTCTCACGCACCTCCCGAACAGGCATGGAACTCTCTCGGGCCCCCGGTAAAGCAGGCTTAGGCTCGCCCCCCGGGGCTGCCCCTTCCACCGCTGGCGTGGCGAGCGCCACCCCGATCGCAGTGGCCAGCGACGCCGGGATGGTGCGCATCCGAAACCCAAAATTCAACTGGTGAAGGTGCTCCAGATCTTCGGGCACGTTGGCGTACTCCTGGGGCAACAAGGTCAAAGACGCGTCCGTGACGGAGTCCGAATAGGTAAACGCTTTGTCCGCCTCGTCCCAGCCGGACAAAAGACAAGTTTTGGGGGGCTCGTCGGCCCTGGGCTGCAGCGTGCAGACGAAGGGCCCAAGCGATAGGACACGCCCCCCCTCCAACAACAAAAACGTGGAGCGCGTCGGAATGGCGTGCCAACCATCAGAAAGGGAGAGTGTCAGCCGCCGAGGCTGCATACCCTGGAGTACCCATACCCCAGCAGTTGTCTCCCCTTGGGTCCCTCGGTCCTTTCGTTGCAGCCAGAGGGGCGTCAGCCCACCAGCCACGGCGATGCCAGTCAGAAAAAATTGAAACGCCTGCTCGCCTTCCCGCAGCAAGTGCTCAGCGCGCCCTGCCTGATTGGCAGGCCATCCTGCCTCCGGCGCCATCATGCGCCAGATATCGTGAAGCTGAACGGATGCAGTCCGAAAGGCTTCGTCGATGACGTAGAGGTCCACCAGCGGTCTGAGCGACGACTCAAGATCGTCCACCCCCACCAGAGCTTCCGCAAGCTCTTGATTCGCCAGGCCCCAAGCCTCCAGCGAGGGGGCACGGAGCGCCCGATACAAAGCCGTCACCCGCTGGCCTGGGGGCAAACCGGCACCACACTGGCGCGCTGCCAGCACGGCGAAGAGATAGCGCTGCGATTGCTCGACCAGGCAAAGCCTTGAGAGCAGGCGCTCAAACGGCGTGCCATCGTCGGCGACGGCGCGACGCCAAGCGATTGCCAGCAACGAGGGGGCCGTGGAGGGGGTGAGTGTCGTGAGCGCCATCCTGTGTTCGTCCTGGCATTGAAGCAAGCACCTCATACCCCAAGACGTCTGCAACCGATCGTGACTCGTTGTTTGTATCCGAGGAAATCACTAAGAACGCCAGCAGACATTCGCACTTAAAATTTTTCCAGGCAGCCTTAATATCATTTTTTGAAACTATGTGCCGGCAATAATGAGTCTACTGAGTCAGAGGAGGCTAAATCATGCAGCAGCTTAGTTTCACGCCAGCCAAGTTGGCCTGCTTCGAGTTGGTCTTCCATACGTTTGCCAAAACCCCCTCGAATTGGGAAATGGCTGAGTCAGAGGCCTATGCCCGCCTTGCTCGCGAATTTCAGCGGATGAGTATGCATTACCATCACAATGTCTCCTTGGGCGCGCCCGAATACGCTGGAGAGGTCGCCCGCCACGCCTACACGTGTAAATATGTTCCCGCCCATGCGCACTGGCTGTTCACCACCTTGAAGGCCTGCCCGGTGTCGCAGGTTCTGTTCAAACAGACGCATTTGAAGGTGGTGGTGCTTGGCGGGGGGCCAGGCGCAGAGATGCTCGGCCTGGTGAAGTTCCTTGTCGAAAGTAATCGGACAACCTCAATCTCGTGTGACGTGTACGACCGCTGTACGGCGTGGGAGGACAACTGGCAAATGATGCAAGGCGCCTTGCGCCAACGCGGCCACCTGGAGGAGAGGAAATGGCGGGTGCGTTACCACGCGCAGAATTTCCACAGGGAGCTAAGCGAAGCCTGCCGGAGCCGGATCGGCGAGGCAGACCTGGTGCTATCGAGCTTCTTGCTCTCCGAGATGCGCAGCCAAGAATCATCCATGATGAAATTCCTCGAGCGCGTCTTCGGATCGTGCAAACCTGGTGCCATGGTGGTCATCAACGACAACTTGAAAGGCCAAGCCCTTGCAAGGCTCGACGCGAGTGCCGAGACTTGTGGGATGGCCAAACAGTTCGAGCGCTCACGAGCGACGAACGTGTACCCGATGGAGGAAGTTGAATCAAGCTATGCAGCCTTCTGGAAAAGACTGGCTCATAGCCCCAAGTGCAAGGGGGAATTGGGAGAACGCGTTTATACGAAATCGCTACAGACTGGCGCAACAAGCCCAAGTTCCGGCCAGCGCTAAGCCCGGACGGGGTCCGATATTCCTCAATGATGGGAGGCACGTGGTAAATGACGAATGGTCAGCAAATGTCACTGTTCAGCGGCCTGGGGCCTCGGCATTTGAACCTGCCGGATGCCACCATTTGGTACCAAGCGGGTTTCATCGCGCCGTTCGAGGCGCGGGGCTATTTTGAACGCCTCCAAGCACACGTTGCGTGGCGAAGCGAGCACTTAGTGGCCTACGGCAAACAGATGCCAATACCGAGGCTGACTGCTTGGTATGGCGATCCCGGCGCATTCTTTACCTATTCGCGCATTCACAACAGCCCCTTGGATTGGACGGATGATCTCACGAAACTGCGCTGCGCAGTAGAGCAAGCGACCCAACACCGTTTCAATGGGGTGCTGCTCAATCTGTACCGGGATGGCACGGACAGCATCGCCTGGCACAGCGATAATGAACGGGAATTTGGGGAACAACCGGTCATCGCCTCACTGACCTTCGGAGCCACGCGCAAATTTCGCCTGCGGCACAAGTCGCGCGAGGATCTGGAGGTCGTCGAACTTCCCCTCGAAGACGGCAGCCTGCTGGTAATGGCCGGGGAGACCCAACGCCACTGGGAACACGAAATTCGAAAATCCAAGACGGTCACGGGGCCACGCATCAATCTGACGTTCAGACTCGTCCTTACGCGTTGAAGAACGCAGACCAGACATCTCGCAGCCCAGAGACAGGCCTGCCTGGAGACCTAGCGCTTATTCCAGATAATCACGCAAGCGCAGCAAGTGTTCTTCGACATTGCCTGGGGCAGGCAAGCGCTGAAAAATGCTGAAGCGGAGGAAGTTGGCGCGGCGGGGGTTCAACTTGAGAACGCCCAAGGAGCCCTGATCCCCTCACCTCTGAAAATCGAAAATTTTTCCCGAGTTTTTTAATTGCAGATTTCGATACATACCCCCTGAGACAATCGCCAACAGGAACAGCAACGATCGCCGAACAACTCCCCCGGGCTCATTGCACAGGGGGCGGTGGTCTGTCGTGGAGACTGTCATGAGCACCCAAGCCCTCTTTCAAGAAATCACCATTGCCGACGCCACCATGCAGGCCCTGCGGGGGCCCTTGCGCGCTTTGCAGGGGCGCATGGAGTACCTCTTCGAGGCCGCGGCCCACTTCTATCGCTGTGGCCGCGTGATCGGCGCTCCCCTGATCCGGCGCTTGCCGGACGGCCTTTACAAGATGCGCCTCACCCAGGGCCTGCGCATTCCCTTCTTCTTTGAACAGCGTCTGGGGGGCGTGGCGTTGCATTTCGGGGAGATTGGCAACCATGCCCAGGGCGAGGAGTGGCACGTGCTGCCGCCGCGCTGGCGCGTCGAGGAGGCGGTCAACGTCAGCCTGCTGCCGGAGGCGATCGAGTATGTGGCGCCGCTGTGTCAGCAGCAGCCCAGCTGGGTCAAGCGCGTCTGGGACCCGGCCTGGCCAGAGCGGGCCCGGCTGCATCCGGAGCTCGACTTGCATCTGCATCTCGATGACGACCAGTGGGCGATCGCCTCGTGTCCGGGCCCGATCCTGCTGCGTGGCAGCGCCGGCTGCGGGAAGACCACGGTGGCCATCTATCGCCTGCTGGCGACCGAGGGCAGTGGACGTCGGCGGCTGTACCTGACCTTCACGCCGCACCTCAAGCGGCACGCCGAAGAACTCTACGACGCCATCCGTAACGAGCAGGCCGAGAAGCCCGAATTCAAGACGATCGAGGAGCTGTGTCGGGAGCTGGTGGGCGAGGGGCATGACACCCGCTTTCCGGCTGAAGGCAAATTGTCCTGGAGCCGCTTTCGCGAGCGTCACTTCTCTCGCATGAACCGGCTGGTGGGACACGACCCGGACCAGATCTGGGAGGAAATCCAGGCCGTGATCAAGGGGGACGAGCGCCTCTTGCATCGGCCGGACGAGGCCCACTTGCGCTACGAGGAGTATCTCGCAAGCCCGCTGCGGGGAGCCGACAATCCCGCCGCCACCTGGGAGGTCTTCGAGCAGTACCGGCGCCTGGAAGGCTGGGATGACATGGACCTCGCCCGCGCGGCCTATCGCACGTTGAGGTATCAACACGGGGCGCTGGCGGCCTTCGATGAGGTGATTGTCGACGAGGCCCAGGACCTCACGGTCTTTCACCTGGGGCTGGTGCTGGCGCTGTGCCGCAACCCGGATGGGCTGTTCCTGGCCGGCGACACCCAGCAGGCGATCCACCCCAGCCGCTTCAACTGGACGCGCTGGCGCGAGACGATGTACCGAGAATGGGGGGTGCGGCTGGGCGCAGGCGATGTGCAGACCCTGGCGCGCAACTACCGCTCGCCTCGCCCGGTGGTGGAACTGGCCAATGCCGTGGCCCTGTGGCGCCAGCAGACCTGGGCCGAAGACGAGGCCCTGACGGTCGCAGCGGTGCGCGACGGCGAGCCCGTGCGGCACCTGAGCCTGGCCCAGCTGCCGCCGGTGCCTGCCCGTCAGCAACTCACCACGCGCCTGATGGTGATCTGCCGGGACGAGGCCTGTAAGCGCGAGCTCCAGGCCACCTTCACCACCGCCCACGTCTTCACCGTGCATGAAGCCAAGGGGCTCGAAGGCGAGGTCGTGATCCTGTGGGGCCTGTTCGGCGCCGACCGCGAGGTGTGGGACTTCCACCGCATCCACGATCCGCGTTACAAGGGCCTGGTCAACCGCCTGGTGGTCGCCGCCACCCGCGCGCACCGGGTGCTGTTCGTGGTGGACGATTACCTGCCCACGCACTGGAGCGGCCTGGCCCACGCGGACTGGGAGCAAGGACCGGCGGCGATCGCCGCGCTGGCTCAGGAGTTGCAGGCCCCCCCGGAAGACCGGGACGTGCTGCTGCGGCGGGCCGGACACTGGGAGGAAGCCGGTCGCTTCGAGCAGGCAGCGGGGTTGTTCGAGCGCCTGGGCGACTGGGGAGCGGCGGGCCGCTGCCTGTATGCCCTGGAGCGCTGGGAGCAAGCGGGCGAGGCCTATGCGCGGGCCGAGGCCCATCGCCTGGCCGGCACCTGCTGGGAGAAAGCCGGCAAATGGCGGCAGGCCGGTGAGGCTTACCAGCTCGCCGGCTGCGCCCAGGAGGCAGGTCAGGCCTACGTCAAGGCCGGCGCCTGGGAGGCGGCGGTGACGCAATTCCTGGCCTGTGGGGATTGGGGCGCTGCCGGCCGCTGCGAGGAGGCCCTGCAACGCGGTTCGCAGGCGATTCATTGTTACCAGCGGGCCGGTCGCTGGAACGACGTGGGGCGCTGCCTCAGCCAGCAGGGCGATTGGGAACCGGCCCTGGAGGCCTACACCCGCGCGGGCAACGAAGCCGCCGCCACGGCCTGCCTGGAGCCGCTCGGACGCTGGACCGAGGCGGCGGAACGGCACGGCCGCGCCGGGCGTCACCACCCACAGGGCCGCTGCTTTCTGGCCGCCGGGCAGGCGGCCCCTGCGGAGCGGGCCTTCCGGCGCGCCCAGGCCTGGCGGGAAGTCGGCTGGCTGCAGGCGCGGCGCGGCGAACTCAACCAGGCGTATCGCCACTTCACGCGCGCGGAAGCACCGTTTCTGGCCTTCCTGGTGGCCTGGCAAAGCGGCGATTGGCTGCGCATGAGCCAGCAAATGGAACAGTGGGCGCTGGGGTTGTCGCTGGGCGAGCCGTTGCCGCCCCCCGAAACGCCTGTGGCCGATCCCTGGCAAACCGCCTCTGAAATCGAGGCCCTGTGGCAGCAGGCGGATCCACCGGCCTGCCCGGCCTTGGAACAGATGGAACGCGTCTGGGCCCCCTACGCCTGGGAGGTGGCGCGATCGTGCGCGCAGCAGGCCTGGGAAG
This window harbors:
- a CDS encoding serine/threonine-protein kinase — translated: MALTTLTPSTAPSLLAIAWRRAVADDGTPFERLLSRLCLVEQSQRYLFAVLAARQCGAGLPPGQRVTALYRALRAPSLEAWGLANQELAEALVGVDDLESSLRPLVDLYVIDEAFRTASVQLHDIWRMMAPEAGWPANQAGRAEHLLREGEQAFQFFLTGIAVAGGLTPLWLQRKDRGTQGETTAGVWVLQGMQPRRLTLSLSDGWHAIPTRSTFLLLEGGRVLSLGPFVCTLQPRADEPPKTCLLSGWDEADKAFTYSDSVTDASLTLLPQEYANVPEDLEHLHQLNFGFRMRTIPASLATAIGVALATPAVEGAAPGGEPKPALPGARESSMPVREVRETGESPPQVLRRDLADQASSSDLLLRCYAPQPVASAYARAVHPGSDSREALGWQLGFVDVAIRFLLAVLTAQRIGLGLKPGRDFEQLRRKFTGPSLGDFCRAAEETARSLNGHPIDSRLQELVALYLGSSVDGSADGRSEFALHLQALVELRNQMVHQGATCLPPETMAESALAEAADRIKAVCVALRVLRHHPILYVESSKRRPDQSTTVVLRRFAGLTPDRVEVVLPRGEQLPDEQPFLLLDSGAVLLLAPFVAVGPSERTGFRETRMLYKWDLSSRLMEYDPADGGERAPLRGAVPIGFEEAIAKLAPTAAETIWEGAVAPERVEALRGAPHEEGLPRFPGYHLERRIGAGTSSSVYLGKATDGSAGQVAIKVLNRAVREDRSQLERLAREYRLLCLHPHPHIVQMYDMLTNPLPALVMEYIDGEDLGQRVARGALAPEMAVQIGMEVLDALESVHAHGIFHRDIKPANVLLDARGRARLIDFGTAKVVGEARLTMPSDVLGTLAFSAPEQLERGIVSAASDLYAVGRLLSFMTAGRITSPGAPALPGFPELEAVIRRATAAQPAERWESASAMRQALAALPGSAGSPLPLQVGDRVGGRLIIRATHGAVAQTRLFEAEEEGTGELVNLAIAGPRPEDRAPLLAVCQRGSRQLLRELGLQMRSDQGGLLLAVFDAGMQARQALARAVGAEAGG
- a CDS encoding alpha-ketoglutarate-dependent dioxygenase AlkB — protein: MTNGQQMSLFSGLGPRHLNLPDATIWYQAGFIAPFEARGYFERLQAHVAWRSEHLVAYGKQMPIPRLTAWYGDPGAFFTYSRIHNSPLDWTDDLTKLRCAVEQATQHRFNGVLLNLYRDGTDSIAWHSDNEREFGEQPVIASLTFGATRKFRLRHKSREDLEVVELPLEDGSLLVMAGETQRHWEHEIRKSKTVTGPRINLTFRLVLTR
- a CDS encoding UvrD-helicase domain-containing protein, producing the protein MSTQALFQEITIADATMQALRGPLRALQGRMEYLFEAAAHFYRCGRVIGAPLIRRLPDGLYKMRLTQGLRIPFFFEQRLGGVALHFGEIGNHAQGEEWHVLPPRWRVEEAVNVSLLPEAIEYVAPLCQQQPSWVKRVWDPAWPERARLHPELDLHLHLDDDQWAIASCPGPILLRGSAGCGKTTVAIYRLLATEGSGRRRLYLTFTPHLKRHAEELYDAIRNEQAEKPEFKTIEELCRELVGEGHDTRFPAEGKLSWSRFRERHFSRMNRLVGHDPDQIWEEIQAVIKGDERLLHRPDEAHLRYEEYLASPLRGADNPAATWEVFEQYRRLEGWDDMDLARAAYRTLRYQHGALAAFDEVIVDEAQDLTVFHLGLVLALCRNPDGLFLAGDTQQAIHPSRFNWTRWRETMYREWGVRLGAGDVQTLARNYRSPRPVVELANAVALWRQQTWAEDEALTVAAVRDGEPVRHLSLAQLPPVPARQQLTTRLMVICRDEACKRELQATFTTAHVFTVHEAKGLEGEVVILWGLFGADREVWDFHRIHDPRYKGLVNRLVVAATRAHRVLFVVDDYLPTHWSGLAHADWEQGPAAIAALAQELQAPPEDRDVLLRRAGHWEEAGRFEQAAGLFERLGDWGAAGRCLYALERWEQAGEAYARAEAHRLAGTCWEKAGKWRQAGEAYQLAGCAQEAGQAYVKAGAWEAAVTQFLACGDWGAAGRCEEALQRGSQAIHCYQRAGRWNDVGRCLSQQGDWEPALEAYTRAGNEAAATACLEPLGRWTEAAERHGRAGRHHPQGRCFLAAGQAAPAERAFRRAQAWREVGWLQARRGELNQAYRHFTRAEAPFLAFLVAWQSGDWLRMSQQMEQWALGLSLGEPLPPPETPVADPWQTASEIEALWQQADPPACPALEQMERVWAPYAWEVARSCAQQAWEASESGPRERQARRLERLTDLQSLLAQGRLTHAAKRLDLAGKPAWAARYYERAQAFREAAHGWMQADEFARAARAARQADAHDLAEQCEGLAKLLAQGPEVLAEYCELERDWARAARLYERAKRWLPAGRAQLEETRKQFQEQLDALPRRPHTAEHEPEWFILKGKERFLAMLERAARCCEFATQAELAGRVRLRRQEAQTARTREDWHQVLAGLAGLCEEMVLLEAPDVPPSAKAS